One Glandiceps talaboti chromosome 2, keGlaTala1.1, whole genome shotgun sequence genomic region harbors:
- the LOC144453331 gene encoding uncharacterized protein LOC144453331, which translates to MLKKLVDLCLDCIGKNLHVITNIHNDLPTKLKEVLIERLGFHDKFTPEYLPHIAEQLFCAALKKINFYECTQIDDAVLLKLADCKCQLQSLSIDGCLNVTDHGLQSLLQYQTQLQTLELVFLPEVTGSCLKDLHSSEFQHLIFQEQHSKPPGIDNEALCSFIDNNKSLFFVCIHKVSSSKPLTENQISKIISSLGERLFYFYTTGNVGISDRNLAELAEKCPNLRTLKIRKLDEYSWSNVSENGLRNLFNGCKHLSDLNLSYYNELFRIQHGSCAFPALPKSLITLTLDGSLSGVDEEVLYETLTQLPLLQKLDTNLDGISAELIDRILAKNGRQFKDLRLMCSSAICTTMHSVMASVVKYCINLNSLTVYTCEHMDGRVLYPLLQDETRAAKLKHLKLWPLGNLMYDVLLAVVNSCLNLQTLTLANHNLDDDFVLALSKNCQNLTCLDLNGQCPDVSEDALCKLAMRCPLSRARFPRMVHITDKSVKTMAYHCPCLEFIRFSGRARISPETIKMLRENCIKRVYIAYHPRIEE; encoded by the coding sequence ATGCTGAAGAAGCTGGTAGATTTGTGCCTTGACTGCATTGGTAAGAATCTTCATGTgataacaaacatacacaatgaCTTACCAACCAAGTTAAAAGAGGTACTCATAGAAAGACTTGGTTTCCATGATAAATTTACACCTGAATATTTACCACACATAGCAGAACAATTATTTTGTGCTGCACTGAAGAAGATCAATTTCTATGAGTGTACTCAGATTGATGATGCAGTCCTACTGAAGCTAGCAGACTGCAAATGTCAGCTGCAGTCATTGTCAATTGATGGATGTCTAAATGTCACTGATCATGGTCTGCAATCTCTACTGCAGTATCAGACACAGCTCCAGACATTAGAGTTGGTTTTTCTACCTGAGGTTACAGGCTCCTGTCTGAAGGATCTCCACTCATCAGAATTCCAGCATTTGATCTTCCAGGAACAACATTCAAAACCACCAGGCATTGACAATGAAGCCTTGTGTTCTTTCATTGACAATAATAAGTCTCTGTTCTTTGTTTGCATTCACAAAGTATCATCATCAAAGCCACTAACTGAAAATCAGATTTCAAAGATTATCTCTAGCCTTGGGGAGAGACTGTTTTATTTCTACACAACAGGCAATGTTGGGATCTCAGATAGAAATTTAGCAGAGCTGGCTGAAAAATGCCCAAATCTAAGAACTTTGAAGATCAGGAAATTAGATGAATATTCATGGAGCAATGTGAGTGAGAATGGTTTGAGAAATCTGTTCAATGGTTGTAAGCATTTATCAGATCTTAATTTAAGTTATTATAATGAGTTATTTCGTATTCAACATGGCAGTTGTGCTTTTCCTGCACTTCCAAAGTCCTTAATCACCCTCACTTTAGATGGGAGTTTATCTGGTGTTGATGAAGAAGTGCTGTATGAGACCTTGACACAACTTCCACTGCTACAGAAGTTGGATACAAATCTTGATGGCATCTCAGCTGAATTGATTGACAGGATTTTGGCAAAGAATGGACGCCAGTTTAAGGATCTCAGGTTGATGTGTTCATCTGCCATATGCACTACTATGCACTCAGTCATGGCTTCAGTTGTCAAATACTGTATTAATTTGAATAGTTTAACAGTGTACACCTGTGAACACATGGATGGCAGAGTATTGTATCCATTACTGCAGGATGAGACCAGAGCGGCTAAACTGAAACATttgaagttgtggcctcttggAAATTTAATGTATGATGTCCTTCTGGCAGTTGTAAATTCTTGCCTAAATTTACAGACTCTGACTCTTGCAAACCATAACTTGGATGACGACTTTGTACTGGCACTTTCTAAAAACTGTCAGAATTTAACTTGCCTGGATCTGAATGGTCAATGCCCAGATGTTTCTGAAGAtgctttatgtaaattagcaatGAGATGTCCATTGAGTCGTGCTCGTTTTCCAAGAATGGTACACATCACAGATAAGTCTGTAAAAACAATGGCTTATCATTGTCCATGCTTAGAATTTATAAGGTTTTCTGGACGAGCCAGAATTTCTCCTGAAACCATCAAGATGTTGAGAGAAAATTGTATAAAGAGAGTGTACATAGCATACCATCCAAGAATAGAAGAGTAG